Proteins encoded by one window of Elaeis guineensis isolate ETL-2024a chromosome 12, EG11, whole genome shotgun sequence:
- the LOC105054693 gene encoding alpha-L-fucosidase 1 translates to MRSLWFLIAILLHQSHSIQSKLATPPLPLLPIPKAAQLKWHRRELIMFFHFGMNTFTNSEWGTGEESPSLFNPTALDAKQWIDAAAGAGFSLVILTAKHHDGFCLWPSQYTDHSVERSPWKGGKGDVVKEFVDAARARGIDAGLYLSPWDRHEKSYGLEIEYNEFYLAQLQELLTRYGSVSEIWFDGAKGKNAKNMTYYFEDWFAMVKELQSSINIFSDAGPDVRWVGDEKGFAGTTCWSTVNRTMLKIGDASIVNYLNTGDARGTDWVPPECDVSIRPGWFWHKNETAKPLSQLLDIYYKSVGRNCVLLLNVPPNSTGLISEADIERLGQFRSAINSIFSKDLAQGSKAKASSQRGGKGGGFAAMNVLDGDDQTYWAPKEDQDGNGYWIELKRLDPSASFNVVRIQEAIAMGQRIMQHEVYADGNTVASGTTVGYKRLHRLKTPLEAKKVKVWIKASRGVPLISAVGLHFDPFHGVSMKTNGTSV, encoded by the exons atgagaaGTTTATGGTTCCTGATCGCCATCTTACTTCACCAATCTCACTCCATTCAATCTAAACTCGCAACGCCGCCGCTGCCACTCCTTCCGATCCCCAAGGCGGCACAGCTGAAATGGCACCGCCGGGAGCTCATAATGTTCTTCCACTTCGGCATGAACACCTTCACCAACTCCGAGTGGGGTACCGGCGAGGAGAGCCCGTCGCTCTTCAACCCCACCGCGCTCGACGCAAAACAGTGGATCGATGCTGCTGCCGGCGCGGGCTTCTCCCTCGTCATCCTCACCGCCAAGCACCACGACGGCTTCTGCCTCTGGCCGTCGCAGTACACCGACCATTCCGTCGAACGGAGCCCATGGAAAGGAGGGAAAGGCGACGTCGTCAAGGAGTTCGTCGACGCTGCTCGTGCCAGAGGGATCGACGCCGGGCTATATCTCTCCCCGTGGGATCGCCATGAGAAGTCCTATGGTCTTGAGATTGAGTACAATGAGTTCTACTTGGCCCAGCTCCAAGAGCTGCTCACTAG ATATGGGAGCGTATCGGAGATATGGTTCGACGGCGCCAAGGGAAAGAATGCGAAGAACATGACGTACTACTTCGAGGATTGGTTTGCAATGGTGAAGGAGCTGCAAAGCTCCATCAACATATTCTCCGATGCCGGTCCCGATGTCAGGTGGGTCGGCGACGAGAAGGGGTTTGCAGGGACTACATGCTGGTCCACTGTTAACCGCACCATGTTGAAGATTGGAGATGCTAGTATAGTCAA CTATCTGAACACCGGCGATGCAAGAGGAACCGACTGGGTGCCACCGGAGTGCGACGTTTCGATCCGGCCGGGCTGGTTCTGGCACAAGAATGAGACTGCAAAACCATTGAGCCAGTTGCTAGATATATACTATAAATCGGTAGGCCGGAACTGTGTTCTTCTACTCAACGTGCCGCCGAATTCCACTGGCCTGATCTCCGAGGCCGACATCGAGAGGTTAGGACAATTCCGTTCGGCAATCAATAGCATCTTTTCCAAAGATTTAGCCCAAGGAAGCAAAGCAAAAGCCAGCAGCCAGAGAGGCGGTAAGGGCGGCGGCTTCGCAGCCATGAACGTGCTAGATGGCGATGACCAGACCTACTGGGCTCCAAAGGAGGACCAGGATGGGAACGGATACTGGATTGAATTGAAGAGATTGGATCCAAGTGCAAGCTTCAATGTGGTAAGGATTCAGGAGGCCATTGCAATGGGGCAGAGGATAATGCAGCACGAGGTGTATGCCGATGGGAACACAGTGGCGAGCGGGACGACGGTGGGGTACAAGCGGCTCCACCGGCTGAAGACACCATTAGAAGCCAAGAAGGTGAAGGTGTGGATCAAAGCGTCACGGGGGGTGCCGCTGATATCGGCGGTGGGCCTGCACTTTGATCCATTTCATGGGGTGTCCATGAAGACAAATGGGACATCAGTGTGA